A single window of Halodesulfovibrio marinisediminis DSM 17456 DNA harbors:
- a CDS encoding FmdB family zinc ribbon protein: MPLYEYKCEDCGKEFEELVFGDETPECPECKSSNTYKLLSATKFKMSGGSISAPTGSSGGSSCSGCSGGNCSTCG, from the coding sequence ATGCCTTTGTACGAATACAAATGCGAAGACTGCGGTAAAGAGTTTGAAGAACTTGTTTTTGGTGATGAAACTCCAGAATGCCCAGAATGCAAATCTTCCAATACTTACAAATTACTCTCTGCTACCAAGTTTAAAATGTCCGGAGGCAGCATCTCCGCCCCTACCGGTTCTTCCGGCGGCTCCAGCTGTTCCGGCTGCTCCGGCGGCAATTGTTCTACCTGCGGCTAA
- a CDS encoding D-sedoheptulose 7-phosphate isomerase, whose protein sequence is MTQQAIDTILEHAREGARLREEYFSKHAEEIDAVARKFAVCLAKGGKILFCGNGGSAADAQHLAAEFVNRFLIERPPLPSIALTTDTSILTAIGNDYGYDFVFSKQVQALGNKNDILVGISTSGNSTNIINAFNAARERGLLTVGFTGNGGGKMAELCDILLDVPHSHTPLIQEVQLTIGHLLCQLTDYYLFEDAAALQPDLEAAE, encoded by the coding sequence ATGACTCAACAAGCAATAGACACTATTTTAGAACATGCACGCGAAGGCGCACGCCTGCGTGAAGAATATTTTTCTAAGCACGCAGAAGAAATTGATGCTGTTGCGCGCAAGTTTGCTGTTTGCCTTGCAAAAGGCGGTAAAATTTTATTCTGCGGTAACGGCGGCAGTGCAGCAGATGCACAACACCTTGCAGCAGAATTCGTAAACCGCTTTTTGATCGAACGCCCTCCACTTCCGTCCATTGCCCTGACCACAGACACTTCTATTCTCACAGCCATCGGTAATGACTACGGCTATGACTTTGTCTTTTCAAAACAGGTTCAGGCTCTGGGAAATAAAAACGACATCCTCGTTGGTATTTCCACTTCCGGCAACTCTACCAACATCATCAACGCATTTAATGCAGCCCGAGAACGTGGTCTTCTTACTGTAGGGTTTACCGGAAACGGTGGCGGCAAAATGGCCGAACTCTGCGACATCCTGTTGGATGTTCCACACTCCCACACACCGCTTATTCAGGAAGTACAGCTCACTATCGGGCACCTCCTCTGCCAGCTTACGGACTACTATCTGTTTGAAGACGCAGCTGCGCTTCAGCCGGACTTAGAAGCCGCCGAATAA
- a CDS encoding NAD(+)/NADH kinase, giving the protein MHHNISTICIVTKASHADAAALGQKLLGWFAARDVEVIICENGTPEWVHTRDDVKCDLVIVLGGDGTLLSVARQLVGREIPLVGINMGKVGFLADIPSDAWEERLQAILDGEVEFRRRLALSCTVTRGDETVFSGVAANDFVINRGALARITTLDLAINGTSMGEIRADGIIVASPSGSTGYAISAGGPLVHPDMDAYSVTPVCAFLRSFYPMVLPGEHVFTATVRTHDADLFLTQDGQEGVLLHPDDIVSISKAKGGLLYAEFDDNSYYKKLITRGFIRENC; this is encoded by the coding sequence ATGCACCATAATATTTCTACTATTTGTATTGTTACAAAAGCCTCACATGCAGATGCCGCGGCACTCGGGCAAAAGTTGCTCGGGTGGTTTGCTGCACGCGATGTAGAGGTAATTATTTGCGAAAATGGTACACCGGAATGGGTACACACCCGCGACGATGTAAAGTGTGATCTCGTGATTGTGCTGGGTGGAGATGGAACGCTACTTAGCGTTGCACGGCAGCTTGTAGGGCGAGAGATTCCGCTTGTGGGAATCAACATGGGGAAGGTCGGCTTTCTTGCTGATATACCGAGTGATGCATGGGAAGAGCGTTTGCAGGCAATTCTTGACGGCGAAGTGGAGTTTCGCAGAAGGCTTGCTCTTTCTTGCACTGTGACCCGTGGTGATGAGACTGTTTTTAGCGGTGTTGCGGCAAACGACTTTGTTATTAACAGAGGGGCGCTTGCCCGTATTACTACACTTGATCTTGCAATAAACGGTACCTCAATGGGTGAAATCCGTGCAGACGGTATCATTGTTGCCTCCCCATCCGGTTCTACAGGGTATGCTATTTCCGCAGGTGGTCCGCTTGTACATCCAGATATGGATGCGTATTCAGTCACACCTGTCTGTGCATTTTTACGTAGCTTTTATCCTATGGTGTTACCTGGGGAACATGTGTTCACTGCCACCGTGCGTACGCATGATGCAGATTTGTTCCTGACACAGGACGGACAGGAAGGGGTTTTGCTGCACCCTGATGATATTGTTTCCATTTCGAAAGCCAAAGGCGGTCTGCTGTACGCTGAATTTGACGATAATTCGTATTACAAAAAGCTCATCACAAGAGGATTTATTCGCGAAAACTGCTAG
- a CDS encoding ARMT1-like domain-containing protein, with protein sequence MGKVLPAIESARDVRWGQDAAMDAWLHHFKTENNIEHLMNPERVASDEQLKFMVALDEQQVFIPCSDETLMCLMEEEPSDELMREYGRIWLHTVRLIRKHAFNKYHERKVIGFCRLRFKTHLLSRIMIPSRLLKRMNSIVLTQCSLVDPYSTKKLAANRSAFEFFTNSATDRMLYSTPSECMYNPDLRNLRSELDIIELVRLMYFSTMPELWSNGTPSYLDIEKEINKPCPTSHALEVLLGTEKDDRKTILFLPDSSGGIVFDLYFIRALLRLGHKVILALKEGFIFDSPTFWDAMQDPVLVELCKTAKMVPNDTISKNLLLALLRSHRFLIVSDGMREKLNLYKTNVTFSRAWKECDIVFAKGADNFDNLLNCGHSFTRDVLGFYRKDDGTFVLEAKTRASCVRKFSEEAINEMASRIIEQMRKEKQKGRTVMFYSAVIGSIPGETDTAIKLVNTFVSHLRTRLDRTFIINPAEHFEEGMDGDDLMFMWEQVQRSGLLDVWRFQTVEDIETSFALLDRKVPSVWSGKDSTFSTGCTKEMRIALDVQKKNPELQIIGPSSEKFFRRAEYGVGKYYDAGITSM encoded by the coding sequence ATGGGGAAAGTACTGCCTGCTATTGAGTCTGCCAGAGATGTGCGCTGGGGACAGGATGCAGCCATGGACGCCTGGTTGCACCACTTTAAGACAGAAAACAACATTGAACACCTCATGAATCCTGAACGCGTTGCTTCTGATGAGCAATTGAAGTTCATGGTTGCCCTTGATGAACAACAAGTTTTTATTCCTTGTTCAGATGAAACACTTATGTGTTTGATGGAAGAAGAACCGTCTGATGAACTTATGCGTGAGTATGGACGGATATGGTTGCATACCGTCCGGCTTATTCGTAAGCATGCGTTCAACAAATATCATGAGCGCAAGGTGATAGGATTTTGTCGCCTGCGGTTTAAGACGCATTTATTATCGCGGATTATGATTCCATCCCGCCTGCTGAAACGCATGAATAGTATTGTGCTTACGCAGTGTTCTTTGGTTGATCCATATAGTACAAAGAAACTGGCTGCCAACCGCAGTGCGTTTGAGTTTTTTACGAATTCTGCCACTGACAGAATGCTCTATTCAACGCCGTCTGAGTGCATGTATAACCCTGACTTGCGTAATCTCAGATCGGAATTGGACATAATAGAACTGGTACGCCTGATGTATTTTTCCACGATGCCTGAGTTGTGGAGTAACGGTACGCCTTCATATCTTGATATTGAAAAAGAGATAAACAAGCCGTGTCCGACATCCCATGCGTTGGAAGTACTTCTTGGTACGGAAAAAGATGATCGGAAAACAATCCTATTTTTGCCGGATAGCAGTGGAGGAATTGTGTTTGACCTCTACTTTATTCGGGCGTTACTCAGGCTTGGGCATAAAGTTATTCTGGCATTGAAAGAAGGTTTTATTTTTGATTCTCCGACGTTCTGGGATGCTATGCAGGACCCCGTACTGGTCGAATTGTGCAAGACTGCTAAGATGGTGCCAAACGACACCATTTCTAAGAACCTCTTGCTGGCATTGCTGCGTTCGCATCGGTTCCTGATTGTTTCTGATGGAATGCGTGAGAAGTTGAACCTTTACAAAACTAATGTGACTTTTTCTCGTGCTTGGAAAGAATGTGACATTGTTTTTGCTAAAGGAGCAGACAACTTTGACAACCTGTTGAATTGCGGGCACAGCTTTACCCGCGACGTGCTCGGATTTTACAGAAAAGATGACGGCACTTTCGTCCTTGAAGCAAAAACACGGGCCAGCTGTGTGCGAAAATTTAGTGAAGAAGCCATTAATGAGATGGCAAGCCGAATTATCGAACAGATGCGCAAGGAAAAGCAGAAAGGGCGAACTGTTATGTTTTATAGCGCTGTTATCGGTTCTATTCCTGGTGAAACCGACACTGCTATCAAACTTGTAAATACGTTTGTTTCCCATTTGCGTACCCGACTTGATAGAACATTCATCATTAACCCTGCCGAACACTTCGAAGAAGGTATGGATGGTGATGACTTGATGTTCATGTGGGAACAGGTTCAGCGAAGCGGGTTGTTGGACGTCTGGCGTTTTCAGACAGTTGAAGATATAGAAACGAGCTTTGCTTTGCTTGATCGTAAGGTTCCGTCCGTTTGGTCGGGTAAGGATTCTACGTTTTCTACCGGTTGTACAAAGGAAATGCGTATTGCATTGGATGTACAGAAGAAGAATCCGGAATTACAGATCATCGGGCCAAGTTCAGAGAAATTTTTCCGTAGAGCAGAATATGGCGTCGGTAAATACTACGATGCCGGTATTACCTCTATGTAA
- the gatB gene encoding Asp-tRNA(Asn)/Glu-tRNA(Gln) amidotransferase subunit GatB yields the protein MADFEVVIGLEVHAQLKTESKLFCSCSTRFGSDPNENVCEVCSGMPGALPVLNARAVEFAAKMGLAMNCTVSLDSIFERKNYFYPDSPNGYQISQLDNAICQHGHIEIPVGDSLKRVGITRIQLENDAGKSIHSQAENLSYVDFNRTGVPLIEIVSEPDMRSAEEAVSYLKTLHSILLYLDICDGNMEEGSFRCDANVSLRPRGQKEFGTRVELKNMNSFRNVQRGIEYEITRQEDLILDGEEVIQETRLYNAEKNITASMRGKEEAHDYRYFPDPDLIPVKLTEEQVASWKGELPELPLEKRARFEEEFGLPEYDANLLTQDRGIAEYFEAAVKAFNNPKKLSNFMMGQFMRELNERNITVADVALQPENFAELVRIVEEGMISTKIGNDVLPELMEQDGSAEAFVKAKGMVQISDSSELEAVVDEVIAENPSEAEAYRGGKHKLQSFFVGQVMRKTRGKANPALVNQLLQKKLQ from the coding sequence ATGGCTGATTTTGAAGTAGTCATCGGGCTTGAGGTTCATGCTCAGCTCAAGACGGAATCAAAATTATTCTGTTCCTGTTCGACCCGTTTCGGGTCTGATCCGAATGAAAATGTGTGTGAAGTATGCTCCGGTATGCCAGGAGCATTGCCTGTCTTGAATGCCAGAGCTGTTGAATTTGCTGCTAAAATGGGTCTTGCAATGAACTGTACTGTAAGCCTTGACTCTATTTTTGAGCGTAAAAACTACTTCTATCCTGATTCTCCTAACGGCTATCAGATTTCTCAGCTTGATAATGCAATCTGCCAACATGGTCATATCGAAATTCCGGTTGGTGATTCCTTGAAGCGTGTGGGCATTACACGTATCCAGCTTGAGAACGATGCTGGTAAGTCTATTCACTCTCAGGCAGAAAATCTTTCATACGTCGACTTTAACCGTACAGGTGTTCCGCTCATCGAGATTGTTTCTGAGCCGGATATGCGTAGCGCTGAAGAAGCAGTATCCTACCTCAAGACATTGCATTCTATTTTGCTCTATCTTGACATCTGTGATGGTAACATGGAGGAAGGCAGCTTCCGTTGTGACGCAAACGTGTCTTTGCGTCCGCGTGGCCAGAAAGAATTCGGTACTCGTGTTGAATTGAAAAACATGAACTCCTTCCGTAACGTGCAGCGTGGTATTGAATACGAAATTACTCGTCAGGAAGATCTTATTCTTGATGGTGAAGAAGTTATTCAGGAAACTCGTCTCTACAACGCAGAGAAGAATATCACTGCTTCCATGCGTGGTAAGGAAGAAGCACATGACTACCGTTACTTCCCGGATCCTGACCTGATTCCAGTTAAGTTGACAGAAGAACAGGTTGCTTCATGGAAGGGCGAGTTGCCGGAACTCCCGCTTGAAAAGCGTGCTCGTTTTGAGGAAGAGTTTGGCTTGCCGGAGTATGATGCTAACTTGCTTACACAAGATAGAGGTATCGCTGAGTACTTTGAAGCTGCCGTAAAAGCGTTTAATAATCCTAAAAAGTTAAGTAACTTTATGATGGGTCAATTCATGCGTGAATTGAATGAGCGTAATATTACAGTTGCAGACGTTGCACTTCAGCCTGAAAACTTTGCAGAACTTGTTCGAATCGTTGAAGAGGGCATGATATCTACTAAGATTGGTAATGATGTTTTGCCTGAACTTATGGAACAGGATGGTTCTGCAGAGGCCTTTGTAAAAGCTAAAGGTATGGTTCAGATTTCAGATTCCTCTGAGCTTGAAGCCGTTGTGGACGAAGTAATAGCAGAAAATCCATCCGAAGCAGAAGCTTACCGAGGTGGTAAACATAAATTACAAAGCTTTTTTGTTGGTCAGGTTATGCGTAAGACGCGAGGAAAAGCAAATCCTGCTCTTGTTAACCAATTACTACAGAAGAAATTGCAGTAA
- a CDS encoding MucR family transcriptional regulator: MEDYLKEALEIVKAQASVRTMTEEEITSMVKTLASGIKVISEDDALAEETQEAAVDPKKSIKEKTVTCLECGKTFKILTKRHLALHDLDAISYREKWGLKKNTPLVCKALQRERRKKMNNMKLWERRRKNEE; encoded by the coding sequence ATGGAAGACTACTTAAAAGAAGCGTTGGAGATTGTTAAGGCGCAAGCTAGTGTGCGGACTATGACAGAGGAAGAAATTACCTCTATGGTGAAAACACTTGCGTCTGGCATTAAGGTTATCAGTGAAGATGATGCTCTTGCTGAAGAAACACAAGAAGCTGCAGTAGATCCAAAAAAGTCTATCAAAGAAAAGACTGTTACATGTCTTGAGTGTGGAAAGACTTTTAAGATCTTAACAAAGCGTCATCTTGCGTTACACGATCTTGATGCAATTTCTTATCGTGAAAAATGGGGGCTGAAAAAGAATACGCCGTTGGTTTGTAAGGCATTACAGCGCGAACGACGTAAGAAAATGAACAATATGAAATTGTGGGAAAGAAGACGCAAGAACGAAGAGTAA
- the thrB gene encoding homoserine kinase, producing the protein MADYPNETDCITLIGMASAGKSTLGKILAHELGWVFIDTDHLIEGQYGTNLQAVTDSMTKEEFLDVECTVVSALRAKRCVIATGGSVVYREKAMEHLRSLGPVCHLDVSLPKILERISKKPDRGLAIAPGQTIEDLYNERAELYKKYATVTIQCDDKTPGECVTTLLKKLGVQS; encoded by the coding sequence ATGGCAGATTACCCAAACGAAACAGATTGTATTACCCTTATAGGCATGGCAAGTGCAGGAAAATCAACCTTAGGGAAGATTCTTGCTCACGAGCTGGGCTGGGTATTTATTGACACCGACCATCTTATTGAAGGCCAGTATGGAACCAACTTGCAGGCTGTTACCGACTCTATGACGAAAGAAGAATTTCTTGATGTCGAATGTACCGTAGTAAGCGCGCTTCGTGCAAAACGCTGCGTAATCGCCACCGGTGGTAGTGTTGTGTACAGAGAAAAAGCAATGGAGCACCTGAGATCTCTTGGGCCGGTATGCCATCTGGATGTCAGCCTCCCGAAAATTCTTGAGCGCATCAGCAAAAAACCTGACCGCGGCCTTGCTATTGCTCCGGGACAGACCATCGAAGATCTCTACAACGAACGTGCGGAGTTGTATAAGAAGTACGCAACCGTAACTATCCAGTGCGATGACAAGACACCAGGCGAGTGCGTAACAACTCTTCTGAAAAAGTTGGGAGTACAGTCATGA
- the rpsI gene encoding 30S ribosomal protein S9: MSNEFDYGTGRRKNATARTRLYAGSGQITVNGRPYDEYFPRKTLQMIIRQPLELVKMLEKFDIKVNVAGGGMSGQALAVRHGISRALLEVDADMRPALKKAGFLTRDARKKERKKYGQRGARARFQYSKR, encoded by the coding sequence ATGTCCAACGAATTTGATTACGGCACAGGCAGAAGAAAGAACGCTACTGCTCGTACCCGCCTCTACGCTGGTAGCGGTCAGATCACTGTTAACGGTCGTCCTTACGATGAGTACTTCCCACGCAAGACTCTTCAGATGATCATCCGTCAGCCTCTCGAGCTCGTTAAGATGCTCGAAAAGTTTGACATCAAAGTTAACGTAGCTGGTGGCGGTATGTCCGGCCAGGCTCTTGCAGTACGTCACGGTATTTCCCGTGCACTGCTCGAAGTTGACGCTGACATGCGTCCAGCACTCAAAAAAGCAGGCTTCCTGACCCGTGACGCTCGTAAGAAAGAGCGTAAAAAATACGGTCAGCGTGGCGCTCGTGCTCGCTTCCAGTACTCCAAGCGTTAA
- the rplM gene encoding 50S ribosomal protein L13: MKTFSPKPEDITREWFVVDAEDQILGRLATQIAHRLRGKHKPEFAPHVDNGDFIVVVNCEKIKVTGKKMEDKMYYRHTGFPGGLKEANLETMLEKKPEDVIRKAVQGMLPKNRLGRALMKKLKVYVGTEHPHAAQNPQALELKY; this comes from the coding sequence ATGAAAACTTTCAGCCCTAAGCCTGAAGATATCACTCGCGAGTGGTTCGTAGTTGACGCAGAGGACCAGATCCTCGGTCGTCTCGCTACCCAGATCGCACACCGCCTTCGTGGCAAACATAAGCCAGAATTCGCACCTCACGTTGACAACGGTGATTTTATCGTAGTCGTGAATTGTGAAAAAATCAAAGTTACCGGTAAAAAGATGGAAGACAAAATGTACTACCGTCACACCGGTTTCCCAGGTGGCCTCAAAGAAGCTAACCTTGAGACCATGCTTGAGAAAAAACCTGAAGATGTTATCCGTAAAGCTGTTCAGGGTATGCTTCCAAAGAACCGTCTTGGTCGCGCTCTCATGAAAAAGCTTAAAGTTTACGTTGGTACCGAGCACCCACATGCTGCTCAGAACCCTCAGGCTCTTGAGCTTAAGTACTAG
- a CDS encoding HD domain-containing protein, with the protein MSSIRKGLLQTVFSGAYMKRWNDKLRPAELYEVDKQAHKMIIAWLLLQENTRGMELEERRVLGDRIVEWGIFDYLFRLVITDIKPPVYYRIKENPEHYHQLVKWVQGELEPVLDTLGADFWMRFIAYFDPERKHELADEILAAAHFYASSWEFKLIEGLNSFDDELDEIRASFDAQRESFQSLKGFRVLMDHKHHALGKFANLCGQLRFQKRWSQMPRIPETSVMGHMFLVACYSYFFSVVQDACPARRQNNFFCGLFHDLPEMLTRDIISPVKKSVKELDVLIKAYEDEELERRVFQPLRDAGYTYIVDRLGYFLGTSTGSEFHDCIERNGKVELVTFEEIQSIYNDNSYNPKDGEMLKVCDELAAYIEAYTAVRNGISINELNLAMWRLRDKYRKKSIGNIHVGALMSDFD; encoded by the coding sequence ATGTCAAGTATTCGTAAGGGATTGCTGCAGACCGTTTTTTCTGGCGCATACATGAAACGCTGGAATGATAAATTGCGTCCTGCTGAGCTGTATGAGGTCGATAAACAAGCACATAAGATGATAATCGCATGGCTGCTGCTACAGGAAAATACCCGTGGTATGGAGTTGGAAGAACGTCGTGTGCTCGGTGATAGAATTGTGGAGTGGGGTATCTTCGATTACCTCTTCCGACTTGTCATTACAGATATCAAACCGCCTGTGTACTACCGGATTAAAGAAAACCCTGAGCACTACCATCAGTTGGTGAAATGGGTGCAAGGTGAGCTTGAGCCGGTGTTGGATACTCTCGGTGCTGATTTCTGGATGCGGTTTATCGCATACTTTGATCCGGAGAGAAAGCATGAGCTTGCGGATGAAATTCTTGCCGCTGCGCATTTTTATGCAAGTAGCTGGGAATTTAAATTGATTGAAGGACTGAATTCGTTTGATGACGAATTGGACGAAATTCGCGCATCATTTGATGCCCAGCGGGAATCGTTTCAGAGTTTGAAAGGGTTTCGGGTGCTGATGGACCATAAGCATCATGCACTGGGTAAATTTGCCAATTTGTGCGGTCAATTACGTTTTCAGAAACGCTGGTCACAGATGCCGCGTATTCCGGAAACATCCGTTATGGGACATATGTTTCTGGTTGCCTGTTATAGTTATTTTTTCTCGGTTGTGCAGGATGCTTGTCCAGCCCGCCGACAGAACAATTTTTTCTGCGGACTGTTTCATGACCTGCCGGAGATGTTGACGCGTGATATTATTTCACCGGTTAAAAAGTCTGTGAAGGAGTTGGATGTACTCATTAAAGCTTATGAGGACGAAGAACTTGAACGGCGGGTGTTCCAGCCGCTGCGCGATGCCGGATATACGTACATTGTAGACAGACTCGGCTATTTCCTAGGCACTTCAACAGGCTCCGAATTCCATGATTGCATCGAGCGTAATGGGAAAGTAGAGCTGGTTACATTTGAAGAGATTCAGTCCATATATAATGATAACAGCTATAATCCCAAAGATGGCGAAATGTTGAAGGTGTGCGATGAACTCGCCGCATATATTGAAGCATACACTGCGGTACGGAATGGCATTTCAATTAATGAGTTGAACTTGGCTATGTGGCGCCTGCGGGATAAATATCGTAAAAAATCTATAGGGAATATTCACGTTGGTGCTTTAATGTCGGATTTTGATTAG
- a CDS encoding RNA polymerase sigma factor, with amino-acid sequence MDAINEDWKTVCTVLKGETAAYALIIDRYQSHVSTIVGAHVPQQCVPEVAHDTFVRAYGSLALYVPKKPFKHWLTTIALRACTDFWRSHYRKKESPVCDFSDDSAKWFEAVCLAESKSEFERLSQAHEARDVLHRVLDSLAPLDRMILIMTQLEEYSSKETAELLGISSANVKVRTFRVKCTLKKLLKKFGIEGA; translated from the coding sequence ATGGACGCGATCAATGAGGACTGGAAAACAGTCTGCACCGTGCTGAAGGGTGAAACTGCAGCGTATGCATTGATCATTGATCGATACCAGAGTCATGTCTCGACTATTGTGGGGGCTCACGTACCGCAGCAGTGTGTGCCAGAAGTAGCTCATGATACCTTTGTCCGTGCCTATGGCTCACTTGCTTTGTATGTACCCAAAAAACCGTTCAAACATTGGCTGACAACTATAGCTCTAAGGGCCTGCACGGACTTTTGGCGTTCCCATTATCGAAAAAAGGAATCACCGGTTTGTGATTTTTCGGATGATTCTGCGAAGTGGTTTGAAGCAGTTTGCTTAGCTGAATCAAAAAGTGAATTTGAACGATTGAGTCAGGCTCATGAGGCTAGAGATGTGTTGCATCGTGTACTTGATTCTCTGGCACCGTTGGACAGAATGATTTTGATAATGACCCAGCTTGAAGAATACTCCAGTAAGGAAACAGCAGAGCTGTTGGGCATTAGCTCTGCTAATGTGAAAGTCCGCACGTTCAGGGTAAAGTGTACTCTTAAAAAGCTTTTGAAAAAGTTCGGGATAGAAGGGGCATGA
- a CDS encoding CBS domain-containing protein, with product MLLRRRAWDILRDDYPVVKIDDPLAEAIRKLNACSSEGCLCALVEDRNGRIKGAVSIWDTMRFMEETLLHGEGMKCLDENRYEQMFSNACKVSGSISVKDVMDKDMTIIRPDEPLLLVLEDFVKKGRSYAVVMEGGQVIGVIMINDIYKEISDQILARS from the coding sequence ATGCTATTACGAAGACGTGCGTGGGATATTTTACGTGATGATTATCCAGTTGTGAAAATAGATGATCCTCTTGCTGAGGCTATTCGGAAACTTAACGCATGCTCTTCTGAAGGATGCCTGTGTGCTTTAGTGGAAGACCGGAATGGTCGCATTAAAGGGGCGGTGTCAATTTGGGATACAATGCGTTTTATGGAAGAGACTCTGCTGCATGGTGAGGGGATGAAATGTCTTGATGAAAACCGTTATGAGCAGATGTTTAGCAATGCCTGTAAGGTGTCTGGGTCCATCAGCGTTAAGGACGTTATGGATAAGGATATGACGATAATTCGTCCAGATGAACCGCTTTTGCTCGTGTTGGAAGACTTTGTAAAAAAAGGTCGCAGCTATGCGGTAGTGATGGAAGGCGGACAAGTTATCGGTGTCATTATGATCAATGATATCTACAAAGAGATCAGTGACCAGATATTAGCCCGGAGTTAA
- a CDS encoding LexA family transcriptional regulator, with the protein MNKDYTEEEWQLQEFIAESINLVGGVPKLAEIAGVSPRTVYAWKKGERHPNRHNLKRLTRYLEKIAEQTESSTELYFPLTVGAEKRGVAEHASRSSVAQVDDSAATFLAPSREPDGHQEEFIFVDKAEARPSAGGGSLATSDSSAGRYAFRLDWVLHKTQDANSLRIMEVMGRSMESTLHNGDLCLVNQSDKNLVEDRVYVVRLDDEIYVKRFSRIPGKYLFRGDNRELAYQDIEIDPRDESRSWEVIGRVIWAGKDL; encoded by the coding sequence ATGAACAAAGACTATACCGAAGAAGAATGGCAACTTCAGGAATTCATAGCTGAATCCATCAACCTTGTGGGCGGGGTACCTAAGCTTGCAGAAATTGCAGGGGTAAGTCCGCGTACTGTGTATGCATGGAAGAAAGGGGAACGACATCCAAATAGGCATAATTTGAAGAGGCTTACGCGCTATCTTGAAAAAATTGCTGAACAGACTGAGTCGTCTACTGAATTATATTTTCCTTTGACTGTCGGGGCAGAAAAACGTGGTGTGGCTGAACATGCTAGCCGAAGCTCTGTTGCACAGGTGGATGACTCTGCTGCAACTTTTCTTGCCCCTTCACGGGAGCCTGACGGGCATCAAGAAGAATTTATCTTTGTCGATAAAGCAGAGGCACGTCCTAGCGCTGGTGGTGGTTCTCTTGCTACAAGCGATTCTTCTGCCGGTCGGTATGCATTCCGCCTAGATTGGGTTTTGCACAAAACGCAGGACGCCAACAGTCTGAGAATAATGGAAGTTATGGGGCGTTCTATGGAAAGCACGTTGCATAACGGTGACCTTTGCCTTGTAAATCAGTCAGATAAGAATCTCGTTGAAGACAGGGTGTACGTTGTGCGTCTTGACGATGAGATTTATGTGAAGCGTTTCTCACGTATTCCGGGGAAGTATCTGTTCCGTGGTGATAACCGTGAGCTTGCGTATCAGGATATAGAAATTGACCCGCGTGATGAATCTCGAAGCTGGGAAGTGATCGGGCGTGTTATCTGGGCAGGAAAGGATTTATAA